ctgtctttgtgccagtaccatactgtcttgatgactgtggctttgtagtagagcctgaagtcaggtaggttgattcctccagttccattcttctttctcaagatcgctttggctattcaaggtttcttgtatttccatataaattgtgaaattatttgttctagctctgtgaagaataccgttggtagcttgatagggattgaattgaatctataaattgctttgggtagtatactcattttcactatattgattcttccaatccatgaacatggtatatttttccatctattagtgtcctctttgatttctttcaccagtgttttatagttttctatatataggtctttggtttctttaggtagatatattcctaagtattttattctttccattgcaatggtgaatggaattgtttccttaatttctctttcagttttctcattattagtgtataggaatgcaagggatttctgtgtgttgatttgatatcctgcaaccttactataatcattgattagttctagtaattttctggtggagtctttagggttttctatgtagaggatcatgtcatctgcaaatagtgagagttttacttcttcttttccaatttggattccttttatttctttttctgctctgatttctgtggccaaaacttccaaaactatgttgaatagtaacggtgaaagtgggcacccttgtcttgttcctgactttagaggaaatgctttcaatttagaagacatacagatggctaacaaacacatgaaaagatgctcaacatcactcattatcagagaaatgcaaatcaaaaccactatgaggtaccatttcatgccagtcagaatggctgtgatccaaaagtctacaagcaataaatactggagagggtgtggagaaaagggaaccctcttacactgttggtgggaatgcaaactagtacagccactatggagaacagtgtggagattccctaaaaaactagaaatagaactgccttatgatccagcaatcccactgctgggcatacacactgaggaaactagaagggaaagagacacgtgtaccccaatgtgcatcgcagcactgtttataatagccaggccatggaagcaaactagatacccatcagcagatgaatggataagaaagctgtggtacatatacacaatggagtattacccagccattaaaaagaatacatttgaatcagttctaatgagatggatgaaactggaacctattatacagagtgaagtaagccagaaagaaaaacaccaatacagtatactaacgcatatatatggaatttagaaagatgctaacaacaaccctgtgtacgagacagcaaaagagacactgatgtatagatcagtcttatggactctgtgggagagggagagggtggggagatttgggaggatagcagtgaaacatgtataatatcatgtatgaaacgagtcgccagtccaggttcaatgcacgatactggatgcttggggctggtgcactgggacgacccagagggagggtatggggagggaggaaggaggagggttcaggatagggaacacaggtatacctgtggcagattcattttgatatttggcaaaactaatacaatattgtaaagtttaaaaataaaataaaatttaaataaaggggGGATGGGACAGAGAAGCCCTAAAAATAAGAGACTTGTAAGGGTGGATGGGTGTAAAGATTGAGAAAGATGGTGATGTGGGGTGGATAATAGGGATAAcaaaagagacccagagagacagagaagcagaggaaGTCATGAAAGTggaaatagatgatagatagataggtaaaATGATGGATGAACATATACATAGATGATAAAATAGgtagatagatacatacataaaaaGGTAGATAGATGGTGGAACGATGGatggatatatagatagataataaGATGGGTAGATAGAACGGTGGATGGAGATATAAACAGATAGTAGAATAGATAGATGAATAATGCTGAAAGATAGAGACGAGATAGAGAATGAGCACCTCAGAATCAAAGAAGACAGATCAAATCAACCAATCCAAGGAGAAGTatagagagttaaaaaaaaatacaagaaggaaaaatattaggAGGGAGGCAATTTCAGAGACCTAGAGAGAGAAAGTAGGAGAGAGATAGGGGAGAATTACAGagtgagagcaagagagagagagagagttgagaAGAACCAAGGGTGTGAATTTTCAGTTCAGGGGTGAAGGACATGGGATTCGGGAAGAGACTGTCTCACGAAAGTGCCTCTCCTTCTTCTAGGTCTGTCCAAAAAACCCTCTCTCTCAGCCCAGAGGGGCCGGTGGTGAGGTCAGGGGAGAATGTGACCTTGGTCTGCAGCTCTGAAAGCGCCTTTAACCAGTTTCATCTGCTCAGGGAGTGGGACGAACTTGGGCGACTGCTCGCTGGAGGGTGGGGCTCCCATGGAGCACTCCAGGCAGAGTTCCCTCTGGGTCCTGGGACCCCAGCACACAGCGGGGTCTACAGGTGCTACGGCTCCTTCACTCGCTCTCCCTACTCGTGGTCAGACTTCAGCGACCAACTATTCCTGTCTGTCACAGGTGAGGAACCTCTTCCTGGCCCATGCTTTGTTGTtcctgttcagtcgctaagatgtgtctcactctttgtgaccccatggactgcagcacaacagactcctctgtcctgcaTGAcaaacttctctgtccttcacttttCCCCCTCATGGGTCGCAActttgtcatggtgaaggggcttgtgcaactcaatgaagctatgagccatgtcgAGCAGGGCCACCCAAGCCTgacgggtcatagtgaagagttctgacaaaatgtg
The nucleotide sequence above comes from Bos indicus x Bos taurus breed Angus x Brahman F1 hybrid chromosome 18, Bos_hybrid_MaternalHap_v2.0, whole genome shotgun sequence. Encoded proteins:
- the LOC113875955 gene encoding killer cell immunoglobulin-like receptor 2DS1, encoding MGFGKRLSHESASPSSRSVQKTLSLSPEGPVVRSGENVTLVCSSESAFNQFHLLREWDELGRLLAGGWGSHGALQAEFPLGPGTPAHSGVYRCYGSFTRSPYSWSDFSDQLFLSVTGSTTRTCPSTMDPHTTEESQLPQGHSSQLHLLLRLSVAFIYTSIFLAVLVCHWLPINGVDRLSNLGHTPAFFGFDVPTKI